DNA from Branchiostoma floridae strain S238N-H82 chromosome 15, Bfl_VNyyK, whole genome shotgun sequence:
CGCTTGCTGCCTGCTTTACCCATAATTCATTTATCCGGAATATTCTCTGGTATACCAAATGGATCGTTACTTTCTATCAAAGCTCTATGAGATAGGTACGGTATTACATGTAGATTATAATAAAgcaaaaaagtaaaacaaaagagaaaaaaatcataacatgGTGTTTCTTTAAATGTTGATGTTAATGATAACGATCAaacttcgatgaaggttagacatccaggtaataagactaAGGTTACAtcaaaaagttactcaagcaactgactATGACCTTTAAACTGTCGACATGTtagacgttttagacagtatccactatctttagTCAATGACAATGGAAGAAACTTTCGTGTCTCGTGCCTCCTGCTTACCCTAACACTGTATGACACTATTCGGCGGGTCCCACGGACTTTGACCTGGTACGGACTTTGGACTACGATTACGGATTAATAGAGTATTGCACAGGATTTTCTTAGTGTCAGCCTGCACCGGCTAATGCGCCCATCCAAAAGTGCCGTAATAATCTACGACAAAGATTGAGGGCACtcaagatgaagaagaaactGTTTTTTATATCCTACCTATGAATGCAAAATAGATGAAGATAATTCGGACGTCCAATAAGGAACAAGGTAAGACAAGGTCAAAGACAATTTCGGATTCCCAaagttccaaaatcatatcctgttgcttgagtaactgctttttggtgtgaTGATGATTaaagtttacattttacagacagtCTCCACTTCCTTCATGAGCCTGAGGCAGGCCTCCTCCTGCCACGGCAGCGCCACACACTGCACGGCGACCGGCATGTCAACTGCACCTTTGGCAACCTATGGATATTTCAAACATAACGGAAAACATTTACATGGAGAAGATATGTGATTTTTTGGACACGTGATTCCATCAAAGGGTCAAATGTCTGTACCGACTACATAATAAGGGGAATGCCTTTTTTACACTAAATTGTAATCATTCTGTGTATTTTAGCACATGAAGCTAagcatccttttttcctccacaatcctccAATTAGCGGGAAGTTCCACACTGAgagcttctttcctagaactacatcgctatggaataagcttccacggacttgcttccccatggGGTGCAATCTGAGactgtttaagtcaagggttaacagacatctttcttcacaatacagtattgttACCCAAAACAATTGAATGGCTctatgagccttgttttgcggtgaatccCAAGTAAATAAAAAGATGAATGTACAGATAATTCACTCACGAAACATAGattatatatacaaaacaaaatttaatactTATTTATACATCGCAGCGTTCAGCTTCTTACCTTCAAAACATTTCTGTCAAACGGGTCCTTCTTAGATCCGATGATGTCATCCAGCAGCCTGTCGTCTTCCTCCGTTACCTTAGTAACAGGGACCACGCCGGCGGGAAAGTTCAGGAGGTTGAAGATATTTGTGTAGTATGTAGTTTCTGTTGGCAACAAGAAAAGGTAGAAAATCACGATTATCTGACAGAATCGGACAGACAAATGGCACGTATACATTTAATCACAACCACATATACTGTTTCGTCGGACAAAGTCTAGTCGTAGTCGTTGTATAAGACTACTTTTTTGGGAGTACTAATCAAAGAGGACCATCTACATCAGCGCATTCTAACCTTCACTCAACCTTCGGGGGCGATATAGACTTCCTGGAACTTTGTACCAATCGTCACATGATCTAGGTGATTGCACCTTGcacaattgctgtgcaataaagttattttattcaaattaacaTGACCTAAATAAGACTAGGACCAGCACCTACCCGGTATCGCACGTGTTCCTTTGTATTTAAAAGCAGGTATTGGAAATGCAGGGCACAGAAGAACATCGATATCGGCTTCTTCCCAAGTCGACAAGAACTCCCTTACGTattcctgtattgtatttcacAAGAACAATTAGTCTTACTAATAGGTCAcattaacattttgtttttaggTTAAAATATCGACAAAAATCATAAGACGTTGTTAGAGGGTTCCGTTCGGGtcaatgaaatatttgaagTATTTCCTTATCTCTTATTATATGTAATCTGAAACATACAGGATAATCAATTACTTTGTAATTACTAGTAATCAAATATCATTTGACAAGTTACGAAAGTAATGGATTCGTAAAATTGACTGAAAGCGTTTTCTTGAAATAGCATTAATTATGCATGCACTTTTAACTTTATACGCCTGCTGGTacttataataataattttaaTATCTTTTGCAGAATTTTAGTTATATTGAATTTTGTACCTCTCGCTCCACTAGTCTTTGCCACAGGTCATATATGGTCCTAAAAGAGATCGATAAACCAAGTAAATTTATATCAAAATAGTAAGTAAGGATGTAGTTATACTACAGGTAATGTAGTAtgtttttattatatatatctTGCAAATATCAATTTTATTCAACTATATAAAATTTCTACACGTGGTTATTTGAGAAAGGTTCAATGGCCAAGAGTATTCGCCTTTTATGAGGTATATCGTGGTTTCGACcaataccaaagacttaaataTTAAATGGCCATGTACATGCAGTTTTctttgcttagcactcagtatCTGgtaaagagtatggtagttgaacaaaaagaacactaccagtggactatccTCCTGTAGTAGTTACACCACGCCTTGTGGCCCAAGGCTACAGAAACGGAAATGGGTGTCGCCCGATGCACTAGTTGGTGCACGAAGACCTTTCATAACTTAACATTCATTGGAGAAAActcatatttgaaaaaaaaattgcttctGATCTTACCGAAGAAGGCGGTGAGACATCCCCCTTGATACCCGAGGCGACTGCAATGGCAAAAAGAGATTAGTAAAGGAAATATAttggggtgatttctgaaattattacatcgattataacaacatctaccgcgaaaaaaatcatttcacaaCTGAGTAAAGGCAACATACGATGAACTACAAGCAGACCATCGAGGGGGACCTCCAAACAGCTAACATCAACTGGAAGGATGTAAGGAGGATAGCTGCTGACAGAGCCTGCTGGGTCAACCTGACTGCCTCATGTGTCGGAAgacacgggagcccctaagtctaagtctaggCCTGGTGAAGTTCTCTAATGTCGAGGGAGATTGATTTCGTGCGCCTAGTCGCAAGTGCAACTAGAGAGTCTAAAAAGGATGCTAACTCATACTTACGATTGGTTTCAGTAAGAATCCAACAACCTTTCGCCAGAAGTACGACATCGTTAGATAAGGCATCATGGCTTTCAGACGTGGGTCCGCCATTTCACCAGACCTGAAAAGGGATTTTTCTTACCATGAGATGTACATGTTATaacatgtatacatattttaatattgaaaatattcaaGCAATACTTCAAACTCGTAAGTCAAAGAATGAATCTTGCTTTGCTTTTAGTAACAATAATTTCTCAACgaagacgggggccgataccgacgtCTGCTGACGTCACAACTCCGCTCAGGTAACGTGATTTCGTCTTTAGGTAAAATCAATTTAGAAGGACCTGAAGACTGATCGAAACCTTTTCGCCGATAAGCGCTTTACAACTGAAATAGCAGATACATTTTATACTAAACGGTAATTTCTCTGTTTAATATCATATCAATATTGAAAAGGAACATTATGGAAATATAACACGCAACTAGGCGAGCAAATGATCATTGGTTTATGGCGCCCCGTCTCTCTTTTCTTAACAAAGACTGGTTTTTATCCGTTGTATTATCACTTTTAGTCCTACTTCAGAATTAACTCTTACAACACAAAGAAACGCTCAAACTATAAAAACATAGATCTGAATATAGACTTTGTAGGAAAACTCTTGGGTGAAAGCACTTTgatatttcaattttcaaatgagctaaaggaaaacaaaataatcTTCAGATACGTGAAAACAATAATGCATAAATGATATAGATTTCATACCCAATTCCATGCTAATATCTTTACAAAACTCTACTCACATACGGCTACGGATAGTTTCCCCGCCATCAGCCAGAAGACATTTAGGAATGATGTCCTGGAAAGCGTGGTCACTTTTTGGAGGCTGGAATAGCACAAGCTGTGGAAGACATATGATAACCATAATTCAGGAGAAGTCATATTACACGCCAAAGTTATAATTACGCACCACCATCTGTCATATGGTCTCAACTAATGTTGATCACAGCGAAaccctaattgatatcagccctacagcttgaTATCAGTCCTAGCTTTCTACAAAACGTCGTTCTCTAAGTCTATCTTATCTATGCTAATTCAAAAAAGACCTATCAGACTAATGGGAAAGAATGGCCACCATGTGGCTAGAGGGCTGTTTTGGGGCACGACAAGGTCCCTCGATTTTTAAACCCCTGGatagttaaaatcaaccctgaACCCGGCCACAATAAGACGCCCTAGCTCATCGTGCAAACACCGAGATAGAGGTTTACACCCCCCTTCGACCGATTTCAGCAGCCTACCGGTTGTGGCTAAGCTAGGTTACACTTCGTATGAGTacatatccccccccccccctccccgagGTACACACACTAAATATGATATTAGgtgttcaaaacattttcagGAGGTCTTCGTCTAAGCGTACGTTGAAGAATGTCGACTGTTGATATTTCAACGACAAACAACGATATATACATGACAGATTCTATATTatttctaatttgcatatctgTTCTCAAAGATTGTCTGCATATTGTTGTAaaaggttatttgcatatttgttctCAGAGACTATTTGCATATATGTTCTCAAAGactatttgcatatttgttctCAAGGAATAACCTACATTGTGCCCAGCTTTCTCCAGTGCCTCCTTGGTGACCTTCACTGCCCTTGTAAGAGCTGGTGCAGCCAAGGCCAGCTCCCAGTCTAGAAAGTAGCCAATCTTCAGGGGCCTCTTCGATATATATATCTAAATAGAACACAGATGATGACGATTGAAAAAACATCAACGCGTTATCATGTATACCATCACTTAGGTTatatacataccaaaaatcatgacgatccggcaacacgttcttgagttattctcctcTAAACTTTGGAACAAAATATAATAGGCTCCTGTACGTGTGGTTCCAAAATATCCGCTACGTTGCAAATCTATCACACTAACTTCCTGCCCCGAAGAGCTTTCGAACACTAACTTTATGACTACAGCATGTCAATATGAAATGTGTATCACATATGGAAACTCCGTTACAGTAATTTAGAAAGCCGCCAGTGGGCCGTTATCGAACTTGGACTTCACTTTCTTGACCATCCCTACCCAAATTCCCTGGCCCTGAACCTACCCAGGACCCTGGCCCTGAACCTCGACTTTATTGTCTGTAAGAACTTGTGAATCgtcaatactcaaaacaatggtcccaTATATAAAGGGATGTACTCGACtatatagactctactctacttagcTCTTCTTGTGTTTTTGCCTAAATGTGTAAACCCCTTCCGATataatctggtcattttctacccggtccaaaatctggtccattaaaagattaatttttttttttcggaccggtccaataagaaaaacggtCTAGGCGAAGGTAATTAGCACACTTTAATGACCCTACGTTTCCTTACCTCGTGTCTGAATGGTATAGGCGGCACCAGAGGGTCCAGTTGGAACATGTCCGGTACCAGTAGAGCCTTCATCACCAGCACCAGACTGTCCACGTCTCGGGCCATCGGACCACACGTACTGACCACTGTGGGGCACATCAACGGTATAAAAATAGGTAAagtctgccccccccccaaaaaaaaatcgaaCTCTTTACTCCTCAATCCGTAAGTTCTTTCGTTTCAACACCACGTGGTTTGTTACTGTCAAAATCTATCGCTGAAGATCTACTTTTATTAAAAACCACTAGAATTGAAGAATTGCAGCATGCAGCGATTTCAACTTTACGGTGGCCCACAAGGACAACAATCGACGTGAGCTGTTCATGTGGCCGACCGCGCCACTTTTATACGTAGACTTTTATATAACATTGCGTAGATTTTGGGATTGACACTACAAGCTACGCATATGCCTCttacatatcattttgtcattttgttttatgatcGGTTCAACCTCGGAGAGGattatcaaaaacaaaaacaaacagaaaacaacagtatTTTTTGGGAAATAAAACGAAGAATTCCAACTCACGTCCTTGTTGACCCGGGGCAGCAGTGAAGTACCCCTTTTTGCTGAATCGAAAAAAGAAACTTTAAGTTAATAACAATATTCTTTCCATATGAACATGTATAACCAAACATTTAGATATTTTGAATACTTTCATCTGGCAATATTTCGCATTTTGTTTCAAGTTCTGCAACTTATTTGAACCAAAAGGAATCTGCgaggaagaaaatgaaatatgttgaaaaagaaCTTTGAATGGAAGCAAATTATATTAGAGCTACGACTGCATGGCCTAACTTACTAGTGCTGAATCAGGAAAACAAATCTATTACATTAGTATCTGTTTATTTCAGCCAGCTTAAGCTTGCCTAACATATTCGAAGCCTCGGACTCATAAAGTATGGACTTACTCTAAACCTTTTAGCGGTAAATTCAAAGCCACAGATTTAGTTTTGCTTACCTCAGCCTGTTAGCAGTAGGTTTGAAGCCGCAGATTCCGCAGAAGTGCGCGGGAATGCGGATGCTGCCGCCTACGTCATTACCGATGCCGAGGATGGATCCTCCTCCACCAATCAGCGCCGCCTCTCCTCCTGACGACCCGCCAGGACTACGGGTGGGGTCACGTGGGTTCAGCGTCGTACCAAACAACGGGTTTCCGCATCCAATACTGgtaaaacaaagcaaagtttACATAAAGATCTTATTTTACGCGGAACTCGGGCCACCTGAACAAGGGCCAACTATGATCGGCGAAAGTAACACAACAGTCCCGCATTGAAcggaccccgcagtgccgcagcggtgcctcaagtgcattgagataccacctttaattGAAAAGGCTAGCAGCTCCTCCTTTAAAATAAAATCTCGCTACGGAAAAAAGCTAAAGAACTTTGCCTACCTATTTGCCAATAGGCACTAAAATGTGACTTACAAAACATTAGAACAACATAGGGAAAATTACACTCATTATCATGAAAGACAGATGAATACACACTCGAACAGTAGCTGAGGCACGTTGGTCTTCACAAAAGGCACCGCCCCTTGTTTCTTCAACACACGGACGATAACAGAGTCTTCCTCGGCGTAGTTTTCCAGGTACTTCACTAGACCCAGGGTATTCGCCATCCCCTGTTGGAAAATGAAGTCGTGTCAAGCCCCTAGGTAGCGTAGAATACATCCTTGTTACCTTTGGTCCGCTCGCGCTGGTCGCTATCCCGCTATCAACCTTCGGCACCAGGTCAAAGCTATTAGTCACAAAGCTAAATTCCAATCTAACCCTTAAGACCTCGTGTTcagctttcatttttttccccaatggcaggatgaaaaaaagcttttaCAATAACGGCATCAGTTTACAACGCtacagaaaatattgaaaaataatCTGACGATAGTTCTTATTTAACATAATACATAACTTAAAAATTTAGGCCTGACACAGAagaaatgatatacattttaaaaGTTCACTCTCCTACTGCAGTCTTTATTTAAGATACACGTTGCCAATTATCCAGGTCACGCGACCGGCTACAACTTTTAGCACTACCGACTACGGGACCTGACTGGTCACATGATCGTACAAACAAGTGACGTCACGTAATCTTACGGACGCATGACGTTAGCAAAGAGCTAGAAAGTTTATACCACCCACCGTCGCtaacagttttgtacagttgTTGACATCATATGCGCACAAAGGCAACAAGGTCAACGTACCTTGATATTGATGTTGTCTTTGATTGACACGGGGACTCCATACAGTAGACCCGACTTTTGATCGGTGCTGTCTAATTCCTGGGCTCTCGCCTATATATATGAGAACAACGTCACAAGAGAGTGTGCATTGAGTCATAAGTCGAACGGCTTCCAAGATGGCGGGTCAGCTGCGAAAGGTGCATGCGAATATGGCAAACCGTACGGTTTGGCAAGTTCTGATAGAGAAATAACTTTAGGCTTTTACTAAATTTCAAGAACCGTTTTAAAACAATGAAAGATGaaacttgattaaaaaaagacaagaattCCAGCTAAGAACGGATCAGAATCTATTTCTCCCCTACCACGTACGATGCGACTTTAATGCTATAacgtttacggaagaattaaGCTACAACtgtgatagcaaaacaaactttccaGGCTAGACACAAGAGAAAACAAGTATGTTTTGCTGACAATTGCATCTATCACCCTCCTACTATCTAATAAAGGAATTCAAACTATGAAATTATCCCAGAGGCAGAACATTTCCAACTGCCCTTTACATTGTGTATAAAGCTAAGTATACTTACGAGTGCGTTCGGGATGGGTTCAGTGATACAGTTTATACCACCGTGTACTGCAAGAgcctaaaacaacaacaacaacaacaaaagcagaAGTTTAACACCTAGCGGAATTGCGTTGAATCTCAGAAACACAGCTGTATAGGCAGCCATTTATTTAGCAGTAGGAAGTTAACATTAACAAGACACTAAACACACAAAATAACGACTAATGATAAacatacaatttttatttctagaTAGGCCCAAACACTTGTTGATGTAGATCATTTATTATCTGTCCCATGTTGAAATTTCGTACCTTCTTCTGGTATGCCTGTAGCACCTGTACAGCTGACAGCTGTCCATCTTTCAGCTGCTGTGTGAGCTGAGGCAAGGTCAGGGTCAAGATCTCATTTATGTCCGATATGTCCTAAATATAGACAAAAATGCACAGTTATGATCATCTCGAGTGGAGAAGTAAGTCTACATAGCATTCCGTGCGACGAAAAATCCTACATTGGGGAGACAAAACGCTCGCCTGGCATGCCTGCTGCCTATGGACTATACCATGCTACTTTAGGAAGGAAGTGTCAGCCTGTAAAGCTGAAGAAGCTGTTAGGCCACGATCGCCGTCTTTCTTTTGGACCCTAATAGCTAAACACGTACCAGAATCAATGCAAATTTACCAAAAATGATCTTCATTTCAGTTACATGCTCAAATTTGAACAAACATACAaagccaaaaacaatacctccgttaAAGATAAACCTTCTTCTAGGAGTTAATGATATACCTTAGAGATGTTTTAAGATTATCGATGAAATATCTAAGTTAAACGCTATACATCAAGTCGATCAATGGCAACCTCAGTGCCCTCTTTACGATTTCTAACCATTGTAGTGTGTATCGTCCCACGGTTCTTTCACTAAAATGACAAACATGGCTTGCAAGAAAGACCTCTATGTAAATGTACGTACAGCCAGATTAACGCCCATAGCGAGGTCCTTCAACAGAGATAGCATATTTCAGACCTAATGTTTCAAAAGAACTTACATGTATAGCACAAAGGATAATAATAAAAGCTATCTTTACCTGCATAACGCACAACTGTTTCTCTTGGTATTTTAAAGCACACTGCCCATTAGCCcatggcatatatatatatggtacaCTGCCATTGCCAACTTTGGTCTGAAATGCTTTAAAAAGACTGTATCGCCCAGGAATCGAAAATGtgtataaaagtaaaaattGTAATTTCTTACCTTATCATCAGTATCTAAGGATTTCAAGACGTCTTGAAGAGCCTTTTGCCTTTCTTCGTTCTTCCTCTGGACTTTCCGCTTGTACTGTTGCCTTGTGTAGAACTTACGTCCCACATAGACGGTCAGGACACCGACCAACGTGGTACAGAAAACCAACGGTAAGCGGGAATCTTCCAAAACATCCCAGCAGAAGTCTACAACAAAATCCGACATGATTCTAAGGAGGGTGAGACACgtagagagagagggggaaagATCAAGTCTGCAGAATGCACAGGTGTTCGGTCGTTGTACTTTGGCTGGTAAAGGTCACTTATAATTAATAATTAACTCCGTGAAATATTagtggaggttatattttcagtagcctTTGTTTGTCCGACAgctgtgtacaagataactcaagtacggctggatggattggttttatattTGCTGTGTTGATAGTGTGTGAGAAAAGCTGAAAATGGTTAGATTTTCAAGTTACGAAAATGCTTGTGTTTTTTTCCGGGCAGGTACGataagaaaaaccggtaccCTGTACACACCCACCACTATCGATATCCACACCAATATCACAACCCACActcccaccacacacacacacacacacacacacacacacacccgcaGTGTCATTATTTTCGCCATTACCCTTTGTTACCACTACAAGAAAATAAGTATGGTTGAAGAGATTTGTTCTTCCAACTTTcagtgtgttttattgtcttttcagtcatgaCTTTGGATGGTTTCGCATAATAGCttaattataaaatcaagggtTATATAAATCAAACGAAGGTCTTCTATTGGAATATGCTTGTGCATTCGTATGAATTGggttattttcaattctttgttGTTTAGTGCAATACTGGGTTGTacactttgcactgcagctataggtgtcggtACCAAATGTAAAGCAGTGTCACATATACAGATGTCTTCAGTCATTATCAAACGTATGAATTATATATGGCTTAAAGTTGAATTTTACAGACAGTCTCCACTTCCTTCATGAGCCTGAGGCAGGCCTCCTCCTGCCACGGCAGCGCCACACACTGCACAGCGACCGGCATGCCAACTGCACCTTTGGTAACCTAAAAAGGGCAGTTAAAATGTAGAATAAGTTAATAAGATAAAACATCTATCAACGAATCTAAACTTTCAACCTAACAGAAAGGCATTACAAttcactgaattttttttcccttCGTGAGGGTTTTTGACCTTACAAACTTGATCACGTGATTGAAGTTAAAGTCAGAGGTCGTCGGAAGACTGTGCCGCCGTTTGTGTATCGCAAAATGTGACACACCGAAAGCAATACACCGAATTCAGCATTTTCGTTTACTTCATTTTGACGGATATAAAATGTGTTCCAGAAAATTATGTTTGATAAAAGATTATCATTGCAGGGCCAGAATATCATTGCAGGGCCAGAATGAAGAATATTGTCTCAACGACAATGTTGTGCAATCTCCCTCAAAGAGCCTTACCACGGCCTTTTCAATTTACCATGGGAGGCCTCGCTAAACCGGGATGAGGTTTTCACTAGTACTTTTGTGGGCTTGGCCTCCTACCAGCTGCCAACCAATTAGAATTAAAGTTTTCTGTAGGTAAAGCCGGTTCTCTGACTGACTGCAACTGGTGAGAGATCTTGCCTACAAGACTGGAAAACCTCGGCCCGGTTAATCAGAGTCTTCCGAAGATATGTTTTGCAGTATAGGTCGCAAATTAGGTTCTGTGTAGAAGAAAACAAAGTGCTTTGCTTCTTACCTTCCGCACAAACCTATCAAAAATGTCGTTGTCAGATCCAGTGTAGTCATCGAGAAGTCTATCGTCTTCCTCCGTTACCTTGGTAACGGGGACCACGCCGGCGGGAAAGTTCAGGAGGTTGAAGATAGATGTATAGTTTGCTAGTTCTGTTGGTATCAAAATTGGGTAAAAAATTAATGGTAACTACGTAAATGACGGAAAGAAAAATGCACAGTATACACCAACTTTCGAATTTATCCAAGCCGTACTAATTCTTGGGACGTATAAAATGCTGAGTCCATCTACATTAGGATGCACTAACCATCATTCAAGAGGTGGCAAGCGGTATAGACTTCTTAGCTGTTTTGACCAATTATTGACGTCTAATGTGATCTAGGTAATTggtcatttgatttttgtgaaAGATTACAATGAGGCAGCCAAGTATTCTGCGCACTCATTTTTTTTGGGTAAGATATATAGCATTGTgctacagaaaaaaatacttgGAAGTGGAAGTAACTGTAAGTTAGTCAAAGGTGTTGGCTAAGTCTAGTATTACATACCCAATAATGCAGGTGCTCCCTTGTATTTAAAGGCAGGTATGGGGTAGGCATGGCACAATAGGACATCGATGCCGGCATCTTCCCAAGCGGCTAAGAACTCCCGCACGTAGTCCTAGATTGCATTTCACAACGGTAGTCAGTCTGGCAAAGAACTGTCTACATATGCCGTACAATAATCGTACGATTTCAAACACATTGTTGAGACAGTCGTGTTTGCGTCTTACAAAGTTCACCATATTCGTTACCTAAAGAGATTTTTTTAAACCCTAGTGTTTGCATAATACTGTCATGACACACTTGCGCTTTAAAATCTCAAGACAACAACATCGTACGACAACATACGACTAATGTGACCTTAGTAACATTCGGGTCATTGgtaaaggtgatatctcactaaAGTTGGGGCgaggcaccagtgcggcactgtggggttcgaaagatactcaacgaatttccaAGATAGAGAACGAAcgttcttacgttttgtgtattttttttgccttttgagttatgcttttacatacatgtaatatctaaattatagcAAATAGGAGAAAGTGACACATTATTAGTGCAGCTgtgaacgaatcccgcagtgccgcaccggtgtcccaaatGTAGTGAGATAACACCATAAGAGTTTCGGAATAAGTGACGTAAAGCTATTCAATTAAGACTTCAACTTGTTTGCTGAAT
Protein-coding regions in this window:
- the LOC118431506 gene encoding vitamin D3 hydroxylase-associated protein-like, producing the protein MSDFVVDFCWDVLEDSRLPLVFCTTLVGVLTVYVGRKFYTRQQYKRKVQRKNEERQKALQDVLKSLDTDDKDISDINEILTLTLPQLTQQLKDGQLSAVQVLQAYQKKALAVHGGINCITEPIPNALARAQELDSTDQKSGLLYGVPVSIKDNINIKGMANTLGLVKYLENYAEEDSVIVRVLKKQGAVPFVKTNVPQLLFDIGCGNPLFGTTLNPRDPTRSPGGSSGGEAALIGGGGSILGIGNDVGGSIRIPAHFCGICGFKPTANRLSKKGYFTAAPGQQGLVSTCGPMARDVDSLVLVMKALLVPDMFQLDPLVPPIPFRHEIYISKRPLKIGYFLDWELALAAPALTRAVKVTKEALEKAGHNLVLFQPPKSDHAFQDIIPKCLLADGGETIRSRMSGEMADPRLKAMMPYLTMSYFWRKVVGFLLKPISPRVSRGMSHRLLRTIYDLWQRLVEREEYVREFLSTWEEADIDVLLCPAFPIPAFKYKGTRAIPETTYYTNIFNLLNFPAGVVPVTKVTEEDDRLLDDIIGSKKDPFDRNVLKVAKGAVDMPVAVQCVALPWQEEACLRLMKEVETVCKM